The region AGGGTATGCAGGAAGTTGTCCAAGCTGCTAGTAACAAGGGTGGAAAAACATTAAATTTTTGGAAAGAAAAACTTTGAAGAATATTTACAGCTGGTTAATAATTCCTTGCTTGATGCATTGGCTAGGATTGAGTCAATCTCTGTGATTATAGTCACtgctgtgattaaaaaaaatctatatttgcaAGGTTCAGGGGTGGATGAGATTTGACCAGAAATGCTGAAAGTGCTAGATATTGTGTGGCCATATTGACTAAGAAACTtcttcagtactttgttgaaagTACGTACAAGGCTTCAGGAATGACAGACCTGTTGGtcctcatttttaaaaaacagagaCACAAGAGCAATTGTTCCATTTGCTAAGGGGCCACTCTACTCAGCCTCCATGAGTACTGAAATGGAAATTTTGCTCAGTGTTGATCTAaacgtgccctgcggtgggctggcgccctgcccggggtttgtttcttgccttgcaccctgtgttggcagggattggctccagcagacccccgtgaccctgtggataggatagtgggttggataatggatggatggatggatgatctaaaCGTAAAACAGTGGATCAACTCTGTGTCCTTGAACATTTGTTATTATCCTGTATGTTTTTATAAAGTGCTTCATATAAGTGTTCACAACAAAATTTctatacaaaaagaaaactacTAAACTGcttcttttccattttctgcATGCTTAGTAAATAAATAtggttcctttttgttttttcattagttcACAGCAGAGACATAAGCTATAAAAAAGTGACAAACTGAGTCATTATTtcttactaatatataaaatacatctgCTGTTAATAAAAAGCTAATATAAACAACACTATAAAGAAGACAGTTCGGCATCAAAGTGAAAAAGCCCTCTTGATATTCTGTTAGAGTTAAGTCCCGTGCAGACAATTTAATTTactatattgttttttattaacagaATGAACAATGCCTCAGGCCTGCACAGAGCAACCCCTCCCCTTAAGTTTCAAACAGGTACTGGAATAGGAGTGCCAGGAAAGTAGAATTTAGGAAATTTTCCAGGAAGGCATGTTGCTGAGGTAAATCGAAACTTGTCTTATTTGTATAAATGGAGCCTGAGTTAGAAGCATAGCATAGAATACTAGCTTTGCATTGACACATACAGGCAGGAACAAAATGACATTAAGAGAGGCAACACTTCTGATTGCAGCTTTGCTCTTGTGGGGCTGCTGTCAAGGTAAAAATATGGCTTAGGTGGCGTAGTAGAAGATTAAATACTGGGCAGTGCTGTAAGCTTCACTATTAGAATACTCCTTTGGAAAATCAGCAATTGTCATGTCTTTTTCCCTGGAGGTGGTAATGTTGATTTTTCAGGTAATGTGAGTTCATTTGGATTGCGGTGTCTTTAATTCCTTGACAATATAAGGAGCACATGAAGACTGATACTAGGAGCTACTAAAGAGCAAGTGTATAAATAACTATCATTAAGCCCAGTATGCCCTGCAGTTTAGAAGGCTAGAGTCATATTATGAGGCACAGAAAATTGTGATTCTCACATTAAACATCTATCCAAAGAAAGTAGGTGTGTGTAGAAGTTAGCTGTATTTGGGGGTGATTTTACTTCAACttggaaatgttttgtgtttctttcagGGAATGATGATGGTGCTATGGACTGCTGCTTGGAGACTAAAGACAAACCAGTCCCAAGGAATGTGGTCCTATCATACAGAGTACAAAAACCTGAAAATGGATGTTCAATTAAGGCCATTGTGTATGtacatatgtttatttttctctaaGCATCTCTCTGAAAAATATTAGTCATGACGTTCCTGATTGTAACATCACTTTGCCATTGAGGAAGAACAGCTTTCTATGATCCTGTTATTGAGTTgctgattttatatattcagaattcattggttaaaaatgtgctttttcagGACTTTAAGTAAATCACTCCTAAGCATTTTCTATTCCTGTTCCCTATGGATTTTTAGAACTTATTTTTAGTCAGAACCTCATCCTTACTtgctttttacctttttaataagaTAGTGTTGTCATGGCTCATCAATAGCAAATTTCTCACCTGTCTCTAATTCCTCTGTCCAGGTTTCAGGCTGAAAATGGTATGTCACTGTGTGCACCTGATTCATCAAAATGGGTAAAAAATCTTATGGACTATTTggacaaaaacaaaagatatcGAAAGGGTAAACCCAAAGGAAAACATCAAAGAAGCAAACCAAAGAGACAAACAAGGTGGGTGTATTACATCTTGTACCAATTTACAGTTTCAAATCATTTCTGATTGTGTGTCTTTTCCACTATGTAGTTTaatgattgcaataaaatataataaaaacaataactgaGTGGATGTAATAAAGAGGTAAACTTGATCAGAATGGCTTCTAGTCATATACGGAAGGGTCAGAAAGTGTCATAATTTGAAAGAAGTCAATTGCCAGATTGTGGGTATGTCTGATGTTGCCATTGCATACCATAAAATTTTGTTCAGTATTTCCTGGTGTGTTGACTATttgaataataaagataatatctCATTAATCACAGAAAGAAGATGCAGTGTGCAGCTGCTGAAATTCAGTCTtcagtgtctctctctctattataaatatatatatataataaatatatatatatataaatatataaaatatatatatatatatatatatacacatatatataaaatatatataaatatataatataaatataaatataaatatgtaatatatatatataaatatatatatatatatatatatatatatatatatatatatatatatatatatataaagagagagagagagagagagagagagagagagagagcaacatTAGCTGTTAACATTGTTTTAATATACTGTTAGATATTTGGCAAGTTCTGTGGCCCGGTATTCGGATGGGTACATCTGGTAGTATGTTACTGCTGTATATCATGACCTTAACGATTACTTTTTTAGTATATGTAAGACTGCAAAATACCAATGTCAAAAGGTTAGAATAGAAGCTACTTATAGTGCACCTAGCTGTCACTGCTATGTTACAAGACATTAATAACTGCTTTCTTTGCGTTACATAACAATACATGTCTAACAGACCAGTCCACAGCACCACATTTCCAGTACAGGAAACTTTAAGGCCTCTGTCCCAAACTGTGATGTGTCTTTTATATTAATAAACTTTCTAGGAGCTTTGAATAAACAGAACTATTGCACAGATGGTTTAGACACATCCTTTAAAAGTAAAGCTGTGGCAGTTAAGGGTTACACAAAAAGTTAGGATTGGGACATGAATTTGTAGCATGATGGTTTTAAACTTCATTGCTTTACCTAACAGATGTGCTTTGAATTCTGTGAAATGTGTGTTTATAAGTGTGCTATGGTAGGACATTTGACCTAAAAGGAAGTGGTTTCAAAACACAGTTAAACCAGTGTCTCAGATAAAGTGCACCTCAACAACTTTGTTTCTAGCCTCATATGtatattgctatttctactagaGGATACAACACATGTACACTTTTGCtgtgtatatgtaaatgttttatgtatttcttctgtttttttttctgaaatataaaatCAGACCATAACAGAAACATCCCAATGATGTtcctaatacaaataaatgagatCCAAGAAAGAAgtcattatttattctttttagtaattgtattttgcatctttttttccTAACAGAGGAGAAAAGCAATGAGTGAAGAAATCAACTATAAGTTTACATAACTGAAGATACTGTTGAACAGAAGTTGATAATACAAAAGCTGCTGACCGCACAAAATGTAATCAATGCACAAAACTGCACTGTGGGACTTTGCCGCTGTATTTCATATTGCTTAACTGGATTTTACTATAATAGACCTTTTCTCTGCCATAAAGCTCCTGCTTATGTTTTAGAAGTACAAATCTATCATGCCTGGTATTACACTTTGCACATCATATTTTGTACATCTTCATATTTGTACTATTATGCAACTttgtatgaagtttttctttttaactaatgctacattatgtttatgttatttttatgtgatgttgtgttctgttataagcagctccaaatctaaTTAAGTACTGGCGAATAAAAATGATTCTGACTCTGAAAAGGCTCATGTACACTCTGAAAATGCTGCCTTCTGTTTCCTTCAGTTTCCATGATGGATCACTATCTGTCCCTGTGCAAGTCAGCAATCTTGCCAATATTTTACATgcagaaatatatttaaacaatgaCAAGTACTTgtgaaatataaaacattttgaattaaaagtTTACCTGTGGATGTTAgttctttgttttgattttgcctCAGGATGTAGTCATTTAGCCACTGTAAGTTTCTCATCAATATCAGTATTGATTGTGAAAAACAGACTACTTTTCTCATTTGGTTTGTGTTATTTGTTGCAAACTGTTAAATTAGctcaataaaatacattttcaattaaaatttaacattagTTTGTGTCTATACTCCCATCAGTAAGCtataaatatgtgtttaattaatgaaaatgaaaataatgaatgaaaattcATAATGAACAGCATTTCTGCCTCTTCATGAAAGGAAttaccaatatactgtattttttcctGGTTTTATCTATCCATTTACTGTTAGTTAATTTGTAGATTTATCAGTAActgaaacatacatttcattaaaTGGTCCATTTTACTCATTAAATTAAGAGCATAAACATCTGTCAACCTtttttaaacatgaaataaagTAAACCTAGGGACAGCCAAGGAATCAACATTCACATAGTAGGGAAGTTAAtataacaatatgaaaaataaagggGGAATTGAGCTTACATGTCCTTCCACAACTTcaagaagataaaataaaaaaaggaaatattaacTTTTCACAAATcgtttaaaatgtcaaaaaaaatgaaaattgctggTACACATTCAGGACAAGAACATAATTaagctgaaattttaaaattgaagaAGCAAATTCTGAGAAGTATTCATTGTTTTATGCCTTCTTAAAGTGTTCCTTTTATAATTAAATGTCAAGGTAATCAGgtaatattaaagaaaagttaaatGCTAAGGTATCGAGTAATACGTATCAGAATATAATTCAAAGGAAGATTCATCAAAAAGCATTCATTAATGAAGATGGAAtatctgcattttaatttttgtatgcaAATCTGACCACATAGAGACTCTGCTGTACTAGAAATTATCTAGATGTTAAAGGTTTGGTCTCATTACTTTGTAGTACTAGAGGACCTAATTTAAGTACTGAAAATGCTTTTACTTGATGGGATGTGGGAAGTATTAAATAGGCCACATTATTTGCAGAAAATTAAGgtagaaatgaaattaaaataactaTAATTCAGTAAGTTGGCAGCTCCCTAAAGTCTCAGAgatatgtgtgtgctagacctgTTTGTTATGTTAAATTGACCTGATGCAAGACctgattttgaaaaaaatcttgtGTAAATCCTAAAATGGACTGCCAACCTGTCCAGGTTTCTTCTATCCATAGTGGACTGGAGAGCCTTAATAGATTCTAAATGGAATGATGGATGTTTTAAGAAATGGATGGCAATATATTGCTGTTAATGAAGTGTGCCTATCTCTAAAAGATGagatacaatattatataaagtaatacatttaaaaaaatgggtaTGAATGAAAAATTGTTGAGAGTGCCAAAAGATATTTGGATTACATGCCTGCAAAAAGTCAAGACTTCAGGAATTGGCTACAGACACACTCAATGCATATAGTGTTCATAAAGAAATTTATTATCGTTTCAGAAAATGGTATATTTAGAatggaatattttaataattgtttctttATCTTTCCAAATACTAACCAGGAACACCCAATAAACAATGGAGCACAGACATGGGATTAATACCTGATTTTGAACACAGTGTGTCAatgtatttaaaaagctaaaatgatATAAGATATACAATTATCTAGCCGaacctttctaaaaacgatattcactccccgctctaagttataagctcAAGACACGCCACTTCATTTTCTAAACActaaattcaaaactaatattaagaaataaacacttatctttccagcactttctaaaacgtggcttcatattaagaaatatacacgGATCTTGCTTGCATGCCCACGCATGgacgtgactttctaaaaatgaaatattcgcTTATACTAATCGTAATACAAAGCTGCTCGAGTGTGACTCTTTCTAAAAACCACGGTACCTTTAGTGTAAAATTTTCAGCTGTTGAAACAGTCGAGACCCAGGAAGCCCCCACCACCAAGCCACCCCTGCTAGCAAATGGTAGGGAAAAGATACCGTAGTGTTAAAAGGAAGCACCCCGCCAAGCGGCACTTTGCTGGGACAAATGTCTTTAACATAGGGTcaccaattttaaaaggaagccccCTAGCCAAGCCGCCCTTGCTGGCAAATTGTGGGAAAAGATACTGTGGTGTTAAAAGGAAGCATCCCGCCATGCGGCACTTTGCTGGGACAAATGTCTTTAACATAGTGTcaccaattttaaaaggaagccccCTTGCCAAGCCGCCCTTGCTGGCAAATTGTGGGAAAAGATACCGTGGTGTTAAAAGGAAGCATCCCGCCATGCGGTACTTTGCTGGGACAAATGTCTTTAACATAGGGTCACCAATTTTAAAAAGAAGCCCCCCTGCCAAGCATCAGATGGCTGTCAATTTTAAACCGTGGGAAAAGACCCCGCCAAACAGCAAATGGCCTTTAATGCtaaattcttttatatttaatgaaaTCGGAAAATCATACAATTATTAAAGAAGCCCCAGCTATTCAGAGGGTTGAAAGCTCATTAAACACTAAGCTTCTTTCCCATGTGTTCCATTTTAAATGTCAGACGTTTTCACATTCGGCTAATCTGTGAACAAaggtattaaatgaaatattttccactaacgacTCTCTCTTCTATTCACAATGATCTTTAATAAAGTTATTTCGAGTACTGTATTTTAGCCtcgtttcatatttaaaatacacGTGGCGTTTAGCACAACGATCTCTCGGTAAAATATAAAAGGTTAATCTTTTTCCTATTTGCTTAGATGTGAACCTTATAGCGGCGAGTGTTTGAATGAGGCTTATTCCTGCTACCAGGGTCTCCCCTCCCCTTAGAGGAGGAACATCAACAACTCTGAACCTATGAGCTCTCTCCTAAACGCCCGAAGTGTTTCGCTCCGCCCTTCCAGATAaagaatcttcttcagagtcatgcgagtgtgctagcggatgagtctctgatgctagtcacCCAGATTGTTCGGGCACCTAGCGGTGGTGCTCGTGGCTCTCGCAAGGTCTCatctctactcaatcatgaaatagttagaaagaaaatgaggcatttaattatttcatataattacgggaatcagctctgttttgccttttgtctgcttagcCTAATGGAGGACCGGTACATGCAAAACCCCCAGTTATGCATGCGTGAAGCATATAaccttcagagcagggctggattGTCTGAGgatgaaaaagtgtcctttgcggacgttcataaatttgaaaacttgctgggtattaaaattgttgtctggtacaggtgtctaagaaatgagaaatttttaaaatttgaaagctcccgaggtagaaaccccaaaacctatttcatgtttttacacgataaccattactacggtattttgaatttaaaggggtTTCTGGGGGTGAAATACTTGTGCGACTACTGTTACACAAGCTACCACTCCATCCTTAGTCATCGTTGTGAAGGTCACTGCAACGTCTGTTTCTCCCCAGATTGCCGTCCGATCCCTGAAGAACTTGTCAAGTGTGGTGATTGCAACCGTTACTGccg is a window of Erpetoichthys calabaricus chromosome 7, fErpCal1.3, whole genome shotgun sequence DNA encoding:
- the LOC114654223 gene encoding C-C motif chemokine 21-like; protein product: MTLREATLLIAALLLWGCCQGNDDGAMDCCLETKDKPVPRNVVLSYRVQKPENGCSIKAIVFQAENGMSLCAPDSSKWVKNLMDYLDKNKRYRKGKPKGKHQRSKPKRQTRGEKQ